A part of uncultured Treponema sp. genomic DNA contains:
- a CDS encoding amino acid ABC transporter ATP-binding protein produces the protein MIETKDLKISFGELKVLKGITQTIKQGEKVVIIGPSGSGKSTFLRCLNLLETPDSGSILFEGNDITSKNADINLVRRQMGMVFQHFNLFPHLTVLKNITLAPVKLKLLSQNQANEKAMELLERIGLADKANVYPSTLSGGQKQRIAIVRSLAMSPKVMLFDEPTSALDPEMVGEVLSVMKELAKGGMTMVVVTHEMGFAREVADRVVFMEDGIVAEEGTPSQIFDSPKSERLKKFLNCIL, from the coding sequence GTGATAGAGACTAAAGACTTGAAAATAAGCTTTGGAGAGCTGAAAGTTCTAAAAGGCATAACGCAGACAATAAAGCAGGGCGAAAAAGTTGTAATAATCGGGCCTTCCGGCTCTGGAAAATCCACTTTTCTGCGCTGCCTTAATCTTCTTGAAACTCCAGATTCCGGCTCTATTCTTTTTGAAGGAAACGACATCACAAGCAAAAATGCGGATATAAATCTTGTGCGCCGCCAGATGGGAATGGTTTTTCAGCATTTCAATCTTTTTCCGCATCTTACAGTTCTAAAAAATATCACTCTTGCGCCGGTTAAGCTGAAGCTCCTTTCTCAAAATCAGGCGAATGAAAAAGCGATGGAACTTTTGGAGCGGATTGGACTTGCGGACAAAGCGAATGTTTATCCTTCAACTTTAAGCGGCGGACAGAAGCAGAGAATTGCGATTGTGCGTTCCCTTGCAATGTCGCCTAAAGTCATGCTCTTTGACGAGCCTACCAGCGCGCTTGACCCGGAAATGGTCGGCGAAGTTCTTTCCGTTATGAAGGAGCTTGCAAAGGGCGGAATGACAATGGTTGTTGTAACGCATGAAATGGGATTTGCCCGAGAAGTTGCTGACCGTGTTGTTTTTATGGAAGACGGAATTGTTGCGGAAGAAGGAACTCCGTCGCAGATTTTTGACTCTCCAAAGTCCGAGAGATTAAAGAAATTCCTCAACTGCATTTTGTAA
- a CDS encoding type II toxin-antitoxin system HicB family antitoxin: MSMEYTYWKDKDFYIGYLNDFPDYKTQAYSISELEENLRSLYDDIKSDEIPFIRHVGKLEMV, encoded by the coding sequence ATGTCAATGGAATACACTTACTGGAAAGATAAAGATTTTTACATTGGATATTTGAATGATTTTCCGGACTACAAGACGCAGGCATATTCTATAAGTGAGCTGGAAGAAAATCTTCGTAGTCTTTACGATGACATAAAAAGTGATGAGATTCCGTTTATCCGCCATGTTGGAAAACTGGAGATGGTATAA
- the sufC gene encoding Fe-S cluster assembly ATPase SufC has protein sequence MAEPLLSIQDLCTSVGEKQILKNISLDVAPGEIHVLMGPNGAGKSTLGYTLMGSPEYSVTGGKIIFNGQDITSDSADKRAKAGIFLSFQEPLEVPGVSLESFIRSSMQQVTGQKVKLMQFSRELEKNMDLLKMDHSYASRDLNVGFSGGEKKKSEILQLLMLKPKLAILDETDSGLDVDACRIVSEGIKKYMEASGGSLIVITHSTRILENLSVDKTHIIVKGRLVHTGDGSLVQKINEEGFDGFIPQEIKDAERKEQLAAAAKAAMDAVKMNAANGGL, from the coding sequence ATGGCAGAACCGCTGCTTTCAATTCAAGATTTGTGCACATCTGTTGGTGAAAAACAGATTCTTAAAAATATTTCATTGGACGTTGCTCCCGGAGAAATCCATGTTCTTATGGGACCGAACGGAGCTGGAAAATCAACTTTGGGCTATACTTTGATGGGAAGCCCTGAATATTCTGTAACCGGCGGAAAAATTATCTTTAACGGGCAGGACATCACTTCTGATTCTGCGGACAAAAGGGCAAAGGCAGGCATTTTTCTTAGCTTCCAGGAGCCGCTTGAAGTTCCGGGCGTTTCGCTTGAATCGTTTATCCGCTCGTCCATGCAGCAGGTTACAGGCCAGAAAGTAAAGCTCATGCAGTTCAGCCGCGAGCTTGAAAAAAACATGGATTTGCTAAAAATGGATCACAGCTATGCTTCGCGCGATTTGAACGTTGGGTTCAGTGGCGGAGAAAAAAAGAAGAGCGAAATCCTTCAGCTTTTGATGCTTAAGCCTAAACTTGCCATTCTTGATGAAACAGACTCTGGACTTGATGTTGATGCCTGCCGCATTGTTTCCGAGGGAATCAAAAAATACATGGAAGCTTCCGGCGGCTCTTTGATTGTAATAACCCATTCAACTAGAATTCTTGAAAATCTTTCCGTGGATAAAACTCATATTATTGTAAAAGGCCGGCTTGTTCATACCGGGGATGGAAGCCTTGTTCAGAAGATAAACGAGGAAGGCTTTGACGGCTTTATTCCGCAGGAAATAAAAGATGCCGAGCGCAAGGAACAGCTTGCCGCCGCTGCAAAAGCCGCAATGGACGCTGTAAAGATGAACGCTGCCAACGGCGGACTTTAA